One Microplitis demolitor isolate Queensland-Clemson2020A chromosome 2, iyMicDemo2.1a, whole genome shotgun sequence DNA segment encodes these proteins:
- the LOC103578063 gene encoding uncharacterized protein LOC103578063, with amino-acid sequence MEPGLFLIILLGTWKNVDGHGRLMDPPARNSMWRFGYPNPVNYNDNELFCGGYAVQWVQNEGKCGVCGDAYHLDHPRPHEAGGEFAKGTIVRHYTAGQDIDIEIELTANHQGRFELNLCPNNNPSQRATQECFDKYPLYLSGTRNPAFIIPEDSEKKAIFNYRVTLPPYVTCSQCVIQWNYYTGNMWGTCENGTEAVGCGKPETFRNCADVNIVTSTAGVPPLFVQQDNPFLLYYQDYRVADNNVYPLVIRAQTCHPTKLYRFIPGMNNWCVTNCLRYPPNCPQTICTCPEQCEAVGELQGKEGADVYCMDKCLVNPPDCPANRCRCY; translated from the exons ATGGAGCcgggattatttttaatcattttattg ggcACGTGGAAAAACGTCGACGGACATGGGAGGCTCATGGATCCACCGGCAAGAAACAGCATGTGGCGTTTCGGATATCCCAATCCAGTAAACTATAACGACAATGAATTATTCTGCGGTGGATACGCAG TTCAATGGGTTCAAAATGAGGGCAAATGTGGAGTATGTGGAGACGCCTATCACTTGGATCACCCGCGGCCTCATGAAGCCGGAGGAGAATTCGCCAAGGGAACGATCGTCCGTCATTATACTGCTGgccaa GACATTGATATCGAAATAGAATTAACGGCAAACCATCAAGGCCGGTTTGAACTTAATCTCTGCCCGAATAATAACCCATCTCAGCGGGCGACCCAAGAGTGTTTCGATAAATACCCGCTGTACTTGTCCGGGACACGTAACCCAGCATTTATAATACCCGAAGACAGCGAGAAGAAGGCGATATTCAATTACAGAGTTACTTTGCCGCCCTACGTAACGTGTTCTCAGTGCGTTATCCAGTGGAATTATTACACAG GTAATATGTGGGGCACTTGCGAGAATGGAACCGAGGCCGTTGGCTGCGGAAAACCGGAAACTTTTCGAAACTGTGCGGATGTTAATATTGTAACGAGCACTGCTGGGGTACCGCCGTTGTTTGTCCAACAAGATAATCCATTTCTATTGTACTATCAAGACTACCGTGTTGCTGATAACAACGTTTATCCTCTGGTTATCAGAGCCCAGACTTGCCATCCGACAAAACTTTATCGCTTTATTCCGGGGATGAATAACTGGTGTGTCACCAACTGTCTGCGCTATCCGCCTAATTGTCCTCAAACAATTTGTACTTGTCC GGAACAATGCGAGGCTGTCGGTGAGCTCCAAGGAAAAGAAGGCGCAGACGTTTATTGTATGGACAAATGTCTTGTCAATCCGCCAGATTGTCCTGCCAATCGTTGTCGatgttattga
- the LOC103578061 gene encoding uncharacterized protein LOC103578061 isoform X2: MEAHTTHQHQRKDKVPRVHRPCSFDKMEELVRKMQDAENGVPVGSQKQFLTSIPSAFMGYDLIEWLMERLSIEETEAVHLANQICQYGYFFPVNDSKTLTVKDDSSLYRFQVPYYWPWQHRTPDNVEYAIYLAKRTLRNKQRHALEDYEIEALTSLRKNLANKWEIIQMQAEEQVRLFKERKKGDKIVSDSQERAFWRVYRPPPGYMSSLEVPPVPTRARPGTRPTVRKRTLTDIQREVELLRNSLTRTRIKVSAAIENIKNYFETYMDYDPMIVQPLPSNPWISDDQTFWQINSPIVEVPTEKRVKRWSISLEEIMSDPTGLQEFTNYLRKEYSHENIRFWLAVKDLRHCFQAQIPEKVNDIFREFLAPGAPCEINIDGKTMDRVHQEMKNPSRFTFDAAAEHVYTLLLKKDCYPRFIRSDHYRNLLAAGIQPLQKKRFFGFGGQAKKKTATSSSGGALQGNMSSVSGGRRRGSDRSLSGSAHELAVCGVRDVTAAPRVPHSHSQSNLTDIPYRDAGGAEGPATRHMDDVCPWDAAPGPNVESDVAAGTSSGSTDESTGWPCPSVSGVSTSGIPLPIETSSRTSRKNSSQLDSCSSSSDVSLAIAEASDRLRKTCGLQHSISITTPSITRNYSVGSSATTKVKLADTSRAAVNFTTPQQSFDLPHYQHHHHHYHHHSHQQLDVKTVPEEVETKNDSDVKSPKDSTKPPVAMAPLISISAIVGELTGDSVDSEQSIDLESVPDDSTADVSTLRQDNTATEPSSICSDAADVVEEAQVVPVWVPEDNQQSQSQSQPPSQSQSAASAPKEKQDNNVNEVCPWEDEENCKVDTPYVKTYATLGYL; this comes from the exons ATGGAGGCTCACACTACTCACCAACACCAACGCAAGGACAAGGTGCCACGAGTTCATAGACCTTGTTCCTTTGATAAG ATGGAGGAGCTGGTGCGGAAAATGCAAGACGCGGAGAACGGTGTTCCCGTGGGCAGCCAAAAACAATTCCTCACATCAATTCCCTCGGCGTTTATGG GCTACGACCTTATAGAGTGGCTGATGGAACGTCTTAGCATCGAAGAAACAG AAGCGGTTCATCTGGCGAATCAAATCTGCCAGTACGGCTACTTCTTTCCGGTAAACGACTCAAAGACTCTTACTGTCAAAGACGACAGTTCTCTCTACAGGTTCCag GTGCCATACTACTGGCCATGGCAGCACAGGACACCCGACAATGTCGAGTATGCTATTTATTTAGCTAAACGTACACTGAGAAACAAGCAGCGTCATGCGCTCGAGGATTATGAGATT GAAGCACTGACTAGCTTGAGAAAAAACTTGGCAAACAAGTGGGAGATAATTCAAATGCAAGCTGAAGAACAAGTGCGTTTATTTAAAGAACGTAAGAAAGGAGATAAGATTGTTAGTGACTCGCAAGAGCGTGCATTCTGGAGAGTTTACAGACCACCGCCAGGATACATGAGCAGTCTGGAAGTGCCACCGGTTCCGACGAGAGCACGACCTGGCACAAGACCAACTGTGCGAAAGCGAACACTTACAGACATACAGCGCGAg gTCGAGTTACTGAGAAACAGTCTGACACGCACTAGGATAAAAGTATCCGCGGcgattgaaaatataaagaacTACTTTGAAACTTATATGGACTATGACCCGATGATTGTGCAGCCGCTGCCGTCAAACCCCTGGATCAGCGACGACCAGACCTTCTGGCAGATAAACAGCCCGATCGTCGAAGTCCCCACGGAAAAACGGGTCAAGAGATGGTCCATTTCGCTGGAGGAGATCATGTCCGATCCCACGGGTCTCCAGGAGTTCACTAATTATCTGCGCAAGGAGTACAGTCACGAGAACATCAGGTTCTGGCTGGCTGTCAAGGACCTCAGGCATTGTTTCCAGGCACAAATTCCCGAGAaagttaatgatatttttag AGAGTTTTTAGCGCCCGGAGCGCCGtgtgaaataaatattgatggTAAAACAATGGATCGAGTTCACCAGGAAATGAAAAATCCCAGTAGATTTACATTTGACGCAGCTGCTGAACATGTATATACTTTGCTGCTTAAAAAGGATTGTTATCCCCGGTTTATACGCTCGGATCACTATCGTAATCTTTTGGCAGCTGGTATACAGCCATTGCAAAAAaaacg GTTCTTTGGGTTCGGCGGACAAGCGAAGAAGAAAACCGCAACATCATCATCAGGGGGTGCGCTGCAGGGGAACATGAGCAGCGTAAGCGGTGGCAGAAGACGAGGGAGCGATCGCAGTCTCTCGGGATCAGCTCACGAGCTTGCAGTTTGCGGTGTCCGGGATGTCACCGCTGCCCCCAGGGTTCCTCACTCTCACAGTCAATCGAATCTCACTGACATACCTTACAG GGATGCTGGTGGAGCGGAGGGACCTGCAACTCGCCATATGGACGACGTATGTCCGTGGGACGCGGCGCCAGGGCCGAATGTCGAGTCCGACGTCGCTGCGGGAACGTCATCAGGCTCAACTGACGAAAGCACTGGGTGGCCGTGTCCGAGTGTCAGCGGTGTCAGCACCAGTGGAATACCTTTGCCGATAGAAACTTCTTCGAGAACGTCTAGGAAAAATTCATCCCAGCTAGACTCCTGCAGCTCCTCGTCGGACGTCAGTCTGGCGATCGCGGAAGCTTCTGATCGACTGAGAAAAACCTGCGGCCTTCAGCACTCGATCAGCATAACGACTCCAAGTATTACGCGGAACTACTCAGTCGGCTCTAGTGCCACCACAAAAGTGAAGCTCGCCGACACCAGCAGAGCTGCGGTAAACTTCACGACACCCCAGCAGTCATTTGATTTGCCCCACTACCAGCACCACCATCACCATTACCACCATCATTCCCACCAGCAGCTTGACGTCAAAACTGTACCCGAAGAAGTTGAAACCAAAAACGACTCGGATGTCAAAAGTCCTAAAGACTCGACCAAGCCGCCTGTTGCAATGGCGCCGCTAATAAGCATCAGCGCGATTGTTGGTGAGCTAACTGGAGACTCGGTCGATTCGGAGCAGAGTATTGACCTCGAATCAGTACCCGATGACAGCACTGCTGATGTGTCGACTCTCAGACAAGATAATACTGCAACAGAACCCAGTTCTATTTGTTCAGATGCAGCTGATGTTGTTGAAGAAGCTCAGGTTGTTCCTGTATGGGTTCCTGAGGACAATCAGCAGTCGCAGTCACAGTCCCAACCACCCTCGCAGTCACAATCTGCCGCTAGTGCTCCAAAGGAAAAGCAAGACAATAATGTTAATGAAGTTTGTCCTTGGGAAGATga AGAAAATTGTAAAGTGGATACGCCATATGTAAAGACCTACGCGACCTTAGGTTACTTGTAA
- the LOC103578061 gene encoding uncharacterized protein LOC103578061 isoform X1, translated as MEAHTTHQHQRKDKVPRVHRPCSFDKMEELVRKMQDAENGVPVGSQKQFLTSIPSAFMGYDLIEWLMERLSIEETEAVHLANQICQYGYFFPVNDSKTLTVKDDSSLYRFQVPYYWPWQHRTPDNVEYAIYLAKRTLRNKQRHALEDYEIEALTSLRKNLANKWEIIQMQAEEQVRLFKERKKGDKIVSDSQERAFWRVYRPPPGYMSSLEVPPVPTRARPGTRPTVRKRTLTDIQREVELLRNSLTRTRIKVSAAIENIKNYFETYMDYDPMIVQPLPSNPWISDDQTFWQINSPIVEVPTEKRVKRWSISLEEIMSDPTGLQEFTNYLRKEYSHENIRFWLAVKDLRHCFQAQIPEKVNDIFREFLAPGAPCEINIDGKTMDRVHQEMKNPSRFTFDAAAEHVYTLLLKKDCYPRFIRSDHYRNLLAAGIQPLQKKRFFGFGGQAKKKTATSSSGGALQGNMSSVSGGRRRGSDRSLSGSAHELAVCGVRDVTAAPRVPHSHSQSNLTDIPYRGDLAGIVSPARASPHCVQDAGGAEGPATRHMDDVCPWDAAPGPNVESDVAAGTSSGSTDESTGWPCPSVSGVSTSGIPLPIETSSRTSRKNSSQLDSCSSSSDVSLAIAEASDRLRKTCGLQHSISITTPSITRNYSVGSSATTKVKLADTSRAAVNFTTPQQSFDLPHYQHHHHHYHHHSHQQLDVKTVPEEVETKNDSDVKSPKDSTKPPVAMAPLISISAIVGELTGDSVDSEQSIDLESVPDDSTADVSTLRQDNTATEPSSICSDAADVVEEAQVVPVWVPEDNQQSQSQSQPPSQSQSAASAPKEKQDNNVNEVCPWEDEENCKVDTPYVKTYATLGYL; from the exons ATGGAGGCTCACACTACTCACCAACACCAACGCAAGGACAAGGTGCCACGAGTTCATAGACCTTGTTCCTTTGATAAG ATGGAGGAGCTGGTGCGGAAAATGCAAGACGCGGAGAACGGTGTTCCCGTGGGCAGCCAAAAACAATTCCTCACATCAATTCCCTCGGCGTTTATGG GCTACGACCTTATAGAGTGGCTGATGGAACGTCTTAGCATCGAAGAAACAG AAGCGGTTCATCTGGCGAATCAAATCTGCCAGTACGGCTACTTCTTTCCGGTAAACGACTCAAAGACTCTTACTGTCAAAGACGACAGTTCTCTCTACAGGTTCCag GTGCCATACTACTGGCCATGGCAGCACAGGACACCCGACAATGTCGAGTATGCTATTTATTTAGCTAAACGTACACTGAGAAACAAGCAGCGTCATGCGCTCGAGGATTATGAGATT GAAGCACTGACTAGCTTGAGAAAAAACTTGGCAAACAAGTGGGAGATAATTCAAATGCAAGCTGAAGAACAAGTGCGTTTATTTAAAGAACGTAAGAAAGGAGATAAGATTGTTAGTGACTCGCAAGAGCGTGCATTCTGGAGAGTTTACAGACCACCGCCAGGATACATGAGCAGTCTGGAAGTGCCACCGGTTCCGACGAGAGCACGACCTGGCACAAGACCAACTGTGCGAAAGCGAACACTTACAGACATACAGCGCGAg gTCGAGTTACTGAGAAACAGTCTGACACGCACTAGGATAAAAGTATCCGCGGcgattgaaaatataaagaacTACTTTGAAACTTATATGGACTATGACCCGATGATTGTGCAGCCGCTGCCGTCAAACCCCTGGATCAGCGACGACCAGACCTTCTGGCAGATAAACAGCCCGATCGTCGAAGTCCCCACGGAAAAACGGGTCAAGAGATGGTCCATTTCGCTGGAGGAGATCATGTCCGATCCCACGGGTCTCCAGGAGTTCACTAATTATCTGCGCAAGGAGTACAGTCACGAGAACATCAGGTTCTGGCTGGCTGTCAAGGACCTCAGGCATTGTTTCCAGGCACAAATTCCCGAGAaagttaatgatatttttag AGAGTTTTTAGCGCCCGGAGCGCCGtgtgaaataaatattgatggTAAAACAATGGATCGAGTTCACCAGGAAATGAAAAATCCCAGTAGATTTACATTTGACGCAGCTGCTGAACATGTATATACTTTGCTGCTTAAAAAGGATTGTTATCCCCGGTTTATACGCTCGGATCACTATCGTAATCTTTTGGCAGCTGGTATACAGCCATTGCAAAAAaaacg GTTCTTTGGGTTCGGCGGACAAGCGAAGAAGAAAACCGCAACATCATCATCAGGGGGTGCGCTGCAGGGGAACATGAGCAGCGTAAGCGGTGGCAGAAGACGAGGGAGCGATCGCAGTCTCTCGGGATCAGCTCACGAGCTTGCAGTTTGCGGTGTCCGGGATGTCACCGCTGCCCCCAGGGTTCCTCACTCTCACAGTCAATCGAATCTCACTGACATACCTTACAG GGGAGATCTCGCTGGTATCGTATCCCCTGCCAGGGCTAGTCCACATTGCGTTCA GGATGCTGGTGGAGCGGAGGGACCTGCAACTCGCCATATGGACGACGTATGTCCGTGGGACGCGGCGCCAGGGCCGAATGTCGAGTCCGACGTCGCTGCGGGAACGTCATCAGGCTCAACTGACGAAAGCACTGGGTGGCCGTGTCCGAGTGTCAGCGGTGTCAGCACCAGTGGAATACCTTTGCCGATAGAAACTTCTTCGAGAACGTCTAGGAAAAATTCATCCCAGCTAGACTCCTGCAGCTCCTCGTCGGACGTCAGTCTGGCGATCGCGGAAGCTTCTGATCGACTGAGAAAAACCTGCGGCCTTCAGCACTCGATCAGCATAACGACTCCAAGTATTACGCGGAACTACTCAGTCGGCTCTAGTGCCACCACAAAAGTGAAGCTCGCCGACACCAGCAGAGCTGCGGTAAACTTCACGACACCCCAGCAGTCATTTGATTTGCCCCACTACCAGCACCACCATCACCATTACCACCATCATTCCCACCAGCAGCTTGACGTCAAAACTGTACCCGAAGAAGTTGAAACCAAAAACGACTCGGATGTCAAAAGTCCTAAAGACTCGACCAAGCCGCCTGTTGCAATGGCGCCGCTAATAAGCATCAGCGCGATTGTTGGTGAGCTAACTGGAGACTCGGTCGATTCGGAGCAGAGTATTGACCTCGAATCAGTACCCGATGACAGCACTGCTGATGTGTCGACTCTCAGACAAGATAATACTGCAACAGAACCCAGTTCTATTTGTTCAGATGCAGCTGATGTTGTTGAAGAAGCTCAGGTTGTTCCTGTATGGGTTCCTGAGGACAATCAGCAGTCGCAGTCACAGTCCCAACCACCCTCGCAGTCACAATCTGCCGCTAGTGCTCCAAAGGAAAAGCAAGACAATAATGTTAATGAAGTTTGTCCTTGGGAAGATga AGAAAATTGTAAAGTGGATACGCCATATGTAAAGACCTACGCGACCTTAGGTTACTTGTAA